The following are encoded in a window of Mycoplasmopsis verecunda genomic DNA:
- a CDS encoding NUDIX domain-containing protein, with product MLEKSCGAIIFRKFRFQTKVLLVKQLNNIWIFPKGHIEGNETPVETAHREVMEETKIKNFHIIPDIKYVDNYVITSTGNDKEVTYFLAYTHDNEVPKHVSGESKKAKYFSIKRAYKIIKNQAPREFLLDAYEKYQNLNISTHK from the coding sequence ATGCTTGAAAAGTCCTGTGGTGCAATAATATTTAGAAAATTTAGATTCCAAACTAAAGTACTTCTAGTCAAACAATTAAATAACATTTGAATATTTCCGAAAGGCCATATAGAAGGAAATGAAACTCCTGTTGAAACAGCACATCGCGAAGTAATGGAAGAAACAAAAATTAAAAACTTTCATATTATTCCAGATATAAAATATGTAGATAATTATGTTATTACATCAACTGGAAATGATAAGGAAGTAACTTACTTTCTTGCTTATACACATGATAATGAAGTACCTAAACATGTAAGTGGTGAATCTAAAAAAGCAAAGTATTTCTCTATTAAGCGTGCTTATAAGATAATAAAAAATCAAGCACCTAGAGAATTCCTACTAGATGCTTATGAGAAATATCAAAATTTAAATATTTCAACACATAAATAA
- the glyA gene encoding serine hydroxymethyltransferase has protein sequence MYSNIKLNDKIIQDAINNELQRQEDHIELIASENYVSEDVLKAQGSVLTNKYGEGYPYKRYYGSCENVDIVEQTAIDRLKAIFGVKYANVQPYSGSVANAAAIASVVPSGGKIMGLALNCGGHLTHGYKISFSGIFYNSVSYELSKDGYLDYDAILLQAMQEKPDLIICGYSAYSRIVDFAKFREIADKCGAKLMADIAHIAGLIAAGLHPSPVGYADIITSTTHKTLRGGRGGIIMTNDEEIAKKIDRWVFPGYQGGPLFHAIAGKAVAFYEVMQPMFKKYATDIVQNAQTFCQAFKDKGAKIISDGTDNHLFMVNVLETYNINGKEAETLLEKINITINKNTIPFDTLSPTLGSGIRLGTAAMTSRGFSKWNELCDIIDYALRNHDFLASPQGESKLSELKAQVLQLTKEFPIKKSYL, from the coding sequence ATGTATTCAAATATAAAATTAAATGACAAAATTATCCAAGATGCAATTAATAATGAATTACAGCGTCAAGAAGATCATATTGAATTAATTGCTTCTGAAAATTATGTATCAGAAGATGTGCTCAAAGCACAAGGATCTGTGCTAACAAATAAATACGGTGAGGGATATCCTTACAAAAGATATTATGGTAGCTGTGAAAATGTAGATATTGTTGAACAAACTGCAATTGATAGATTAAAAGCTATTTTCGGTGTTAAATATGCTAATGTGCAACCATATTCAGGATCTGTAGCTAATGCGGCTGCTATTGCTTCAGTTGTTCCTTCAGGCGGAAAAATTATGGGGCTAGCTTTAAATTGTGGTGGGCATTTAACACACGGTTATAAAATAAGCTTTAGTGGAATATTTTATAATTCAGTTTCATACGAATTATCTAAAGATGGTTATTTAGATTATGATGCAATATTACTCCAAGCAATGCAAGAAAAACCTGATTTAATAATATGTGGTTATTCAGCATATTCGAGAATTGTTGATTTTGCTAAATTTAGAGAAATTGCTGATAAATGTGGTGCTAAATTAATGGCTGATATTGCTCATATTGCTGGATTAATTGCAGCTGGATTACATCCTTCTCCAGTTGGATATGCTGATATTATTACTTCTACTACACATAAAACACTTCGTGGTGGTCGTGGCGGAATTATCATGACTAATGATGAAGAAATAGCTAAAAAAATAGATCGATGAGTATTTCCTGGATATCAAGGTGGTCCATTATTCCATGCAATCGCAGGAAAAGCTGTTGCATTTTATGAAGTAATGCAACCTATGTTTAAAAAATATGCTACTGATATAGTGCAAAATGCTCAAACATTTTGTCAAGCTTTTAAAGATAAAGGTGCAAAAATCATTTCTGATGGTACTGATAATCACTTATTTATGGTTAATGTGCTAGAAACATATAATATCAATGGAAAAGAAGCAGAAACATTATTAGAAAAAATCAATATTACAATTAATAAAAACACCATTCCATTTGACACATTATCTCCTACCTTAGGTAGCGGAATTCGTTTAGGAACAGCTGCTATGACTAGTCGTGGATTTAGTAAATGAAATGAATTATGTGACATTATTGATTATGCATTAAGAAATCATGATTTCCTTGCATCACCACAAGGAGAAAGTAAATTATCAGAACTTAAAGCTCAAGTATTACAATTAACTAAGGAATTTCCGATTAAGAAATCATATTTATAA
- a CDS encoding Nif3-like dinuclear metal center hexameric protein → MKQKSLKIKDFIAVVNSMYPNENKEIWDPSGYSVKTVQAKKFKGAVLAIDLTKEVLQEAIDNDCNVILTHHPFKFEARWIDEDNKAPYKREILNLLRKHQITAYSMHTNYDCDPYGTSYQIVKALGLENTMDWNASQIFSAVFQPNKSLNELKELFIDKLKFNSFRTNINPQDYDKKVNKVAVLSGSGYIGQIVDLSKNVDLIISSDFRWSDWIVFDQNNINILEVPHLDEQVFAYHMYLMLVQMFPEYRFIVKELDEPYHNL, encoded by the coding sequence ATGAAACAAAAAAGTTTGAAAATAAAAGACTTTATAGCGGTTGTTAACTCAATGTATCCAAATGAAAATAAAGAAATTTGAGATCCATCAGGTTACAGTGTTAAAACTGTACAAGCTAAAAAATTTAAAGGTGCAGTTTTAGCAATTGATTTAACTAAAGAAGTTTTACAAGAAGCAATTGACAATGATTGTAATGTTATTCTAACTCATCATCCATTTAAATTTGAAGCTAGATGAATTGATGAAGATAATAAAGCTCCTTATAAAAGAGAAATATTAAATTTATTAAGAAAACATCAAATTACTGCATATTCTATGCATACTAATTATGACTGCGATCCTTATGGAACTTCATATCAAATTGTAAAAGCTCTAGGGCTTGAAAACACAATGGATTGAAATGCATCGCAAATATTTAGTGCAGTATTTCAACCAAATAAATCTTTAAATGAATTAAAAGAGTTATTTATAGATAAATTAAAATTTAATTCATTTAGAACAAATATAAATCCACAAGATTATGATAAGAAAGTTAATAAAGTAGCTGTTTTATCTGGAAGCGGATATATAGGCCAAATAGTAGATTTATCTAAAAATGTTGATTTAATAATTTCAAGTGATTTTAGATGAAGTGATTGAATAGTCTTTGATCAAAATAATATAAACATCTTAGAAGTGCCTCATTTAGATGAGCAAGTATTTGCATATCATATGTATCTAATGTTGGTTCAAATGTTTCCTGAGTATCGCTTTATTGTCAAAGAATTAGACGAGCCATATCACAATTTATAA
- a CDS encoding phenylalanine--tRNA ligase subunit beta, giving the protein MLLSLNHLNKLLKGKDLSTAEVETALNNIGFEVEEVKPFSAVKGLLFAEVISVTQNPNSDRLDVVEVKTKNGNYTIQTNNRILKPGDLTICFPVGASKDGIVFNEVKLKGLPSQGMFASWSEIGYDWTLLSEKDEIARFSQQWATLEDDPIVKLGLDDYIIDISITANRNDANSYYVLANELAAYFNTEVTDLLDIHDVKSNLSYDIEIDSKNEVIKDVLFIASQNKGVTSLEEKMLLAKHGIDAKLPWAVNLTNLLLITMGTPTHVYDLDKLPKGELSVEKFSGKVSILGDKEIEIQDTLCICIDSKPISIAATMGLEKYKVTEVSNNFLFEIGSFNPSEIRHSAREVKMNTNSSSQASRPISKYIVKQAAKYLVTHYLSNLPHSTILNDFDCHEAKLINWDINKLATYSGALNHEQFNKAIKSLDALGFKLDTKNNVISIPQYRYDVELFEDIIEEVLRFYSYDSIQEQKLASIPLKTMQANTIPNRFVAQGYSEVRTFSLVSKEKAKFNPFDFKTNQVLQTYVSKEREVVRNSIITSLSDVAEYNMKRKMSNINIFEKGMINNNVMVYGVASSTKSFRQMQIDLINLIGKELKFVPFSDNEMIHPNASAEIIYNDNVVGWIGKLHPKFDNTNGTIYAEIFTSIFDKDSKELKFSTIDLEPLKFIDLTFELDNNDYLVEKINQIKNTAEVFDIIQIDDYKKENSHNVTLRITASDANIEKIIKKFN; this is encoded by the coding sequence ATGTTATTATCATTAAATCATTTAAATAAATTATTAAAAGGAAAAGACTTAAGTACAGCAGAAGTAGAAACTGCTTTAAATAACATTGGTTTTGAAGTAGAAGAAGTTAAACCTTTTAGTGCTGTTAAAGGATTATTATTTGCTGAAGTTATTTCAGTTACACAAAATCCTAACTCTGATAGATTAGATGTAGTAGAAGTTAAAACAAAAAACGGTAATTACACAATTCAAACTAATAATAGAATTCTAAAACCGGGTGATTTAACTATATGTTTTCCAGTAGGAGCTTCAAAAGATGGTATTGTCTTTAATGAAGTTAAATTAAAAGGTTTACCATCACAAGGAATGTTTGCTTCATGATCTGAAATTGGATATGATTGAACATTATTAAGTGAAAAAGATGAAATAGCTAGATTTTCACAGCAATGAGCAACATTAGAAGATGATCCAATTGTTAAATTAGGATTAGACGATTATATTATTGATATTTCTATTACTGCAAATAGAAATGATGCAAATTCATATTATGTTTTAGCTAATGAATTAGCTGCTTATTTTAATACAGAAGTTACTGATTTATTAGATATTCATGATGTTAAATCTAATCTAAGTTACGACATTGAAATTGATTCAAAGAATGAAGTGATTAAAGATGTTCTTTTTATAGCTTCACAAAACAAAGGTGTTACATCTCTAGAAGAAAAAATGCTACTAGCTAAACATGGAATTGATGCTAAATTACCTTGAGCAGTAAATTTAACTAATTTATTATTAATTACAATGGGTACTCCTACTCATGTTTATGATTTAGATAAATTACCTAAAGGAGAATTATCTGTTGAAAAATTCAGCGGAAAAGTATCTATTTTAGGTGATAAAGAAATTGAAATCCAAGATACATTATGTATTTGTATTGATAGCAAACCTATTTCAATCGCTGCTACTATGGGATTAGAAAAATATAAAGTTACTGAAGTAAGTAATAATTTCTTATTTGAAATTGGATCATTTAATCCAAGTGAAATTAGGCATTCTGCTCGTGAAGTTAAAATGAATACTAATTCTTCTTCACAAGCATCTAGACCAATATCAAAATATATTGTTAAGCAAGCTGCTAAATATTTAGTAACTCATTATTTATCTAATTTACCACATAGTACTATATTAAATGATTTTGATTGTCATGAAGCTAAATTAATTAATTGAGACATAAATAAATTAGCTACATATAGTGGAGCATTAAATCACGAACAATTTAATAAAGCAATTAAATCACTAGACGCTTTAGGATTTAAGTTAGATACTAAAAATAATGTTATTTCTATTCCACAATATAGATATGATGTTGAATTATTTGAAGATATTATTGAAGAAGTATTGAGATTTTATTCTTATGATAGTATACAAGAACAAAAATTAGCTTCAATACCTTTAAAAACAATGCAAGCAAATACAATTCCTAATCGTTTTGTTGCTCAAGGATATAGTGAAGTTAGAACATTTAGTCTAGTATCAAAAGAAAAAGCAAAATTTAATCCTTTTGATTTTAAAACAAATCAAGTATTGCAAACTTATGTTTCAAAAGAAAGAGAAGTTGTTAGAAATTCAATCATAACTTCATTATCTGATGTTGCCGAGTACAATATGAAACGCAAAATGAGTAACATTAATATTTTTGAAAAAGGAATGATAAATAATAATGTTATGGTATATGGAGTTGCCTCAAGTACAAAATCATTCAGACAAATGCAAATTGACTTAATTAACTTAATAGGAAAAGAATTAAAATTTGTTCCATTCAGCGATAATGAAATGATTCATCCTAATGCTTCTGCTGAAATTATTTATAATGATAATGTAGTTGGTTGAATTGGAAAACTACACCCTAAATTCGATAATACTAATGGAACAATTTATGCTGAAATTTTCACATCAATCTTTGATAAAGATTCTAAGGAACTTAAATTTAGTACAATTGATCTAGAACCTCTTAAATTTATTGATTTAACATTTGAATTAGACAATAATGATTACTTAGTTGAAAAAATCAATCAAATCAAGAATACTGCAGAAGTATTTGACATTATTCAAATTGATGATTATAAAAAAGAAAATTCACATAATGTTACATTAAGAATAACAGCAAGCGATGCTAATATCGAAAAAATAATTAAGAAGTTTAATTAA
- the metK gene encoding methionine adenosyltransferase, with amino-acid sequence MRKLFTSESVGRGHPDKVCDQLSDAILDAYLTLDPNSKVAVECMASGHNIFIAGEVKSSADIDVIEIAKNILKQLGYYTTETSFITDIKRQSEDIAMGVELDNDEIGAGDQGLMFGYATNETPEYMPLGITLAHALVRRAEKLRTTLEFKYAKADMKSQVTLDYTDPKHVFVDTVLMSIQHSKNYNEEEFKSFIKNHIILPVLKEYNLEEPKNILINPTGNFVIGGPIGDTGLTGRKIIVDTYGGAARHGGGAFSGKDATKVDRSAAYAARWIAKNIVAAGLADKAEIQIAYAIGIAKPVSIMLDTFGTNKIDEDIIEQAVSQIFNLTPKGIIKALELQKPIFLQTSYFGHFGRSDLNLPWERLNKVEELKNKVKELSK; translated from the coding sequence ATGAGAAAACTATTTACTAGTGAATCTGTTGGAAGAGGACACCCAGATAAGGTATGTGATCAACTTTCTGATGCAATATTAGATGCATATTTAACACTTGATCCAAATTCTAAAGTAGCTGTTGAATGTATGGCTTCAGGGCACAACATTTTTATTGCAGGAGAAGTTAAATCATCAGCCGATATTGATGTAATTGAAATTGCTAAAAATATCCTTAAACAACTAGGATACTATACAACTGAAACAAGTTTTATTACCGATATTAAACGCCAAAGTGAAGATATTGCAATGGGTGTAGAGCTTGATAATGATGAAATTGGAGCAGGAGACCAAGGACTAATGTTTGGTTATGCTACAAATGAAACACCTGAATATATGCCTTTAGGTATTACTTTAGCTCATGCTTTAGTTAGAAGAGCTGAAAAATTAAGAACTACTTTAGAATTTAAATATGCTAAAGCTGATATGAAATCGCAAGTTACTCTTGATTATACAGATCCTAAACATGTCTTTGTTGATACTGTGCTTATGAGTATTCAACATTCTAAAAATTACAATGAAGAAGAATTTAAATCATTTATCAAGAATCATATAATTCTTCCTGTATTAAAAGAATATAACTTAGAAGAACCTAAAAATATTTTAATTAATCCAACTGGAAACTTTGTAATTGGTGGTCCGATTGGAGATACTGGACTAACCGGTAGAAAAATAATAGTTGATACTTATGGTGGAGCTGCTCGTCATGGTGGAGGAGCATTTAGTGGTAAGGATGCTACCAAAGTAGATAGATCTGCTGCTTATGCTGCTAGATGAATTGCTAAAAATATCGTAGCTGCTGGATTAGCTGATAAAGCTGAAATCCAAATAGCTTATGCAATCGGAATTGCTAAACCAGTTTCAATTATGTTAGATACTTTTGGAACAAATAAAATTGATGAAGATATCATTGAACAAGCTGTATCACAAATTTTCAATTTAACTCCTAAAGGAATTATTAAAGCACTAGAATTACAAAAACCAATCTTCTTACAAACTTCATATTTTGGCCACTTTGGTAGAAGTGATTTAAATCTTCCTTGAGAAAGATTAAATAAAGTTGAAGAATTAAAAAACAAAGTTAAAGAGTTATCTAAATAA
- a CDS encoding RNA polymerase sigma factor has protein sequence MDKQFDYNTVITYLKQQLKHKHKDYFTQDELLEVLAAKNLFIEDAEFDDFLEELKDNSIIADDEDDYSNVDVTEEDFLEELQADKSNGKKKSKKNEIELEEDDKELPNLDDMDIDFETADDEDEFGDDEFSEEDEIDEEYYKIPDEEIEEEEPEEEEDEEEEQKLNESFFDDSDELDLNLDALSFDYVEAVDLNDAPKKKADLSNKLTETNDIVKWYMRWIGKYGELLTVEEERKLAEQMEKGGFRGKRARDKLIQRNLRLVINNAKKYKNRGLSFIDLISEGNSGILKAVQKYDVNKGFKFSTYATWWIRQAITRAVADQARTIRVPVHMVETINKISKIERELQQELGREPSDDEIAQKYGNGFDAAKVRYIRKINIDPISLDKQVGKENDSSFSDFVKDENIVNPVDYASHEELSKILEDMINELDPEDKKLICKRFGVGTDENGERYKVHSLEELSKDRGGVSKERVRQIENKILRKLKSNVKHGKNLKDYLKN, from the coding sequence ATGGATAAACAATTCGACTATAACACAGTAATCACTTATCTAAAACAACAATTAAAACATAAGCATAAGGATTATTTTACACAAGATGAATTACTTGAAGTCCTTGCAGCCAAAAATCTTTTTATTGAAGATGCTGAATTCGATGACTTCCTAGAAGAATTAAAAGATAATAGCATTATTGCAGATGATGAAGATGATTATTCAAATGTAGATGTTACTGAAGAAGATTTCTTAGAAGAGCTTCAAGCAGATAAATCTAATGGCAAAAAGAAATCTAAAAAGAATGAAATAGAACTTGAAGAAGATGATAAAGAACTTCCTAACTTAGATGATATGGATATTGACTTTGAAACAGCAGATGATGAAGACGAATTCGGTGATGATGAATTTTCAGAAGAAGACGAAATCGATGAAGAATACTACAAAATTCCAGACGAAGAAATAGAAGAGGAAGAACCTGAGGAAGAAGAAGACGAAGAGGAAGAACAAAAACTTAATGAATCATTTTTTGATGATTCAGATGAATTAGATCTTAATCTTGATGCCTTATCATTTGATTATGTAGAAGCAGTTGATTTAAACGATGCTCCTAAGAAAAAAGCTGATTTATCAAATAAGTTAACTGAAACAAATGATATTGTTAAGTGATATATGCGTTGAATTGGTAAGTATGGTGAATTACTTACAGTAGAAGAAGAACGTAAATTAGCTGAACAAATGGAAAAAGGTGGATTTAGAGGAAAACGTGCAAGAGACAAACTAATCCAAAGAAACCTTCGTCTTGTTATTAATAATGCTAAAAAATACAAAAACAGAGGTCTTTCATTTATTGATTTAATTTCTGAAGGTAACTCAGGTATTTTAAAAGCTGTTCAAAAATATGATGTTAATAAAGGATTTAAATTCTCAACTTATGCCACTTGATGAATTCGTCAAGCTATCACACGTGCTGTAGCTGACCAAGCTAGAACAATTAGAGTACCAGTGCATATGGTAGAAACAATTAATAAAATTTCTAAAATTGAACGTGAATTACAACAAGAATTAGGTAGAGAACCTAGTGATGATGAAATTGCACAAAAATATGGGAATGGATTTGATGCAGCTAAAGTTCGTTACATTAGAAAAATTAATATCGATCCAATTTCACTTGATAAACAAGTTGGGAAAGAAAATGACTCATCATTTAGTGACTTTGTTAAAGACGAAAACATAGTTAACCCAGTTGATTATGCTTCACATGAAGAATTAAGTAAAATTCTTGAGGATATGATTAACGAATTAGATCCTGAAGATAAAAAATTAATCTGTAAACGTTTCGGAGTTGGGACAGATGAAAACGGTGAAAGATATAAAGTTCACTCATTAGAAGAATTATCTAAAGATCGTGGCGGTGTTTCAAAAGAACGTGTAAGACAAATCGAAAACAAAATTTTACGTAAGCTAAAAAGCAATGTAAAACATGGTAAAAACTTAAAGGATTATTTAAAAAATTAA
- a CDS encoding replication-associated recombination protein A gives MIKQNLANALRPETLNDIVGQKHVINLLNKVVKNKVTSSFLFFGEAGTGKTSTAIALANDLALKYDYFNASVDSKAKLVEILENNDCIIIDEIHRLNKDKQDILLSYLEFDKIIVYATTTENPYFRVVPAVRSRMQILQFHKISEADIVEKLRSIVNQNFSNLKITSAQLLALAKLSAGDLRSSINNLQMLATCVDENDEITDEVIKTVVPNVNFYSDLNSTAHYNNLSAFHKSLRGSDPNAALYYGMLILESGDIDGLFRRMLCVSYEDIGLASPNVSLRVAEAIRCYERLGLPEGKLPLGFAILDLALAPKSNSTYLALESASELIASGGIYQIPQHLRDSHYGSAVKLGDGIGYKYPHDFENNWTEQQYLPDEIKSKVFYWPQNNEHENKLLRYWNLIKKK, from the coding sequence ATGATAAAACAAAATCTTGCTAATGCTTTAAGACCGGAAACTTTAAATGATATAGTTGGCCAAAAACATGTTATTAATTTACTAAATAAAGTTGTAAAAAATAAAGTAACCTCTAGTTTTCTATTTTTTGGAGAGGCTGGAACAGGAAAAACATCCACAGCCATAGCATTAGCAAATGATTTAGCTTTGAAATATGATTACTTTAATGCCTCTGTTGATTCGAAAGCAAAATTAGTAGAAATTTTGGAAAATAATGATTGTATTATTATTGATGAAATACATCGTTTAAATAAGGATAAGCAAGATATTTTGCTTTCATATTTAGAATTTGACAAAATAATTGTCTATGCAACAACTACTGAAAATCCTTACTTTAGAGTTGTTCCCGCTGTTAGAAGCAGAATGCAAATTTTACAATTTCATAAAATATCTGAAGCTGATATTGTTGAAAAATTAAGAAGCATAGTTAATCAAAATTTTAGTAATTTAAAAATAACTAGTGCTCAGTTACTAGCATTAGCAAAATTATCAGCTGGTGATTTACGTTCTAGTATTAATAATTTACAAATGTTAGCAACTTGTGTTGATGAAAATGATGAAATAACGGATGAAGTTATAAAAACAGTAGTACCAAATGTTAATTTTTATAGTGATTTAAATTCAACAGCTCATTATAATAATCTTTCAGCATTTCACAAGTCACTTCGTGGAAGTGATCCTAATGCAGCTTTATATTATGGAATGTTAATATTAGAATCAGGTGATATTGATGGGCTATTTCGTAGAATGCTTTGTGTATCATATGAAGATATTGGCCTAGCATCTCCAAATGTATCACTAAGAGTTGCTGAAGCAATCAGATGTTATGAAAGATTAGGGTTACCGGAAGGGAAATTACCTCTAGGCTTTGCGATTTTAGATTTAGCATTAGCACCAAAGAGTAATTCAACATATTTAGCTTTAGAAAGTGCTTCAGAATTAATTGCTTCTGGTGGCATTTATCAAATACCACAGCACTTAAGAGATTCGCATTATGGATCTGCTGTTAAATTAGGAGATGGAATTGGATATAAATATCCGCATGATTTCGAAAATAATTGAACTGAACAACAATATTTACCGGATGAAATAAAAAGCAAGGTATTTTACTGGCCACAAAATAATGAACATGAGAACAAATTACTTAGATACTGAAATTTAATCAAAAAGAAATAG
- a CDS encoding uracil-DNA glycosylase, protein MKDSFLNILQQEGKKPYFELIINKLQIAEKEAHVLPHQMDMFKAFDYFQVHETKVVLLGQDPYHTVGYADGLAFSTGNGKITPSLRNIFNEIKKDYPDAKLDDTSLISWAKQGVLLLNTVLTVSEGKANSHKDFGWEKFTTEVLNQVVRQNPDVIVVVLGKQAESFVKKLDINKDNLIVTSHPSPYSYKKGFENSHIFARINDKLIEKGITAINWDTSKKEA, encoded by the coding sequence ATGAAAGATAGTTTTTTAAATATTTTGCAACAAGAAGGTAAGAAACCTTATTTTGAATTAATAATCAATAAACTTCAAATTGCTGAAAAAGAAGCACATGTTTTACCACATCAAATGGATATGTTTAAAGCTTTTGATTATTTTCAAGTTCACGAAACTAAAGTTGTTTTATTAGGTCAAGATCCATATCATACAGTTGGCTATGCAGATGGATTAGCTTTTTCAACTGGCAATGGTAAAATCACTCCTTCATTAAGAAATATCTTTAATGAAATTAAAAAAGATTATCCAGATGCAAAATTAGATGATACTTCATTAATATCATGAGCAAAACAAGGAGTGTTACTTTTAAATACAGTTTTAACAGTTTCAGAAGGTAAAGCAAATTCTCATAAAGATTTTGGATGAGAAAAATTTACTACTGAAGTGTTAAATCAAGTAGTTAGACAAAATCCAGATGTAATTGTAGTAGTATTAGGTAAACAAGCTGAATCATTTGTGAAAAAATTAGATATTAATAAAGATAATTTAATTGTTACATCACACCCAAGTCCTTATAGTTATAAAAAAGGTTTTGAAAATTCTCATATCTTTGCTCGAATTAATGATAAGTTAATTGAAAAGGGAATTACTGCTATTAACTGAGATACATCTAAAAAGGAGGCATAA
- the pheS gene encoding phenylalanine--tRNA ligase subunit alpha, protein MDLILENINTLEDLKQAKAKVFGADGEIAKLQIELKKAPVEEKKNIGSQINVLKTKYNDFFTQAEDRIKNLEIQAKVNSEFIDVTAPLPKPASLHPITIVENRLKEWFYQHGYYQQEEGEIVSDLYNFERLNIPQDHPARAMHDSLYFNSTTLLRTHNTGITAKVLAENPNQIFSTFAIGKVYRNDEDDATHSHQFTQVDFVSVGKNISFGNLIWTLKDLLSYVLEEQVEIRLRPSYFPFTEPSVEVDVLYKNKWIEILGAGMLHPNVLKMAGFDNSFNGLAAGLGIERITMIKYGFNDIRDLYRNDLRIMEQFRNER, encoded by the coding sequence ATGGATTTAATATTAGAAAACATAAATACATTAGAAGACTTAAAACAAGCAAAGGCTAAAGTTTTTGGTGCAGATGGAGAAATTGCTAAATTGCAAATAGAATTAAAAAAAGCTCCAGTTGAAGAAAAGAAAAATATCGGTTCACAAATTAATGTATTAAAAACAAAATACAATGATTTCTTTACACAAGCCGAAGATAGAATTAAAAATTTAGAAATACAAGCAAAAGTGAATTCTGAATTTATTGATGTAACAGCTCCATTACCAAAACCAGCTAGCTTACATCCAATTACAATTGTTGAAAACAGATTAAAAGAATGATTCTACCAACATGGATACTATCAACAAGAAGAAGGTGAAATTGTTTCAGATTTATATAATTTTGAAAGATTAAATATTCCACAAGATCACCCAGCTAGAGCAATGCATGATTCTTTATATTTTAATTCAACAACATTATTAAGAACTCATAATACTGGAATAACTGCTAAAGTGCTGGCCGAAAATCCAAATCAAATATTTTCAACATTTGCAATTGGTAAAGTTTACCGTAATGATGAAGATGATGCTACTCACTCACATCAATTTACACAAGTTGATTTCGTTTCAGTTGGAAAAAACATTTCGTTTGGTAACTTAATTTGAACATTAAAAGATTTACTTTCATATGTACTAGAAGAACAAGTTGAAATTAGATTAAGACCAAGTTATTTCCCATTTACCGAACCTAGCGTTGAAGTTGATGTGCTATACAAAAATAAATGAATTGAGATTTTAGGTGCAGGTATGTTACATCCAAATGTGTTAAAAATGGCTGGATTCGACAATTCATTTAATGGTTTAGCTGCTGGATTAGGAATTGAACGTATCACAATGATTAAATATGGATTCAATGATATAAGAGATTTATATAGAAATGATTTAAGAATAATGGAGCAATTTAGAAATGAAAGATAG